From the Hordeum vulgare subsp. vulgare chromosome 1H, MorexV3_pseudomolecules_assembly, whole genome shotgun sequence genome, the window gggggaaggggggagggGCAGCTCGGAACGCGAGCCACAAACCTATTTTAGCGCCGGTTCTTCTCCAAACAACGATATTTCACGTTCTCGGGGGTCGAATAACTCGAGATGCTCTTAACCATCCATATATATTTTGTGCAAAGCAAACACTAGCGCATGCGTGCATGGAGTGGAATTATGGCATTATCGCCATGCTATCAAGAAGATACGATGGGCGATTCTGTTTGCCAATGGATATTTCTCAATCGACTGACATCATAGGCCTAGATTGTCacattttctcttcttctttttttaatacCAGTCCCCACGCGGCGATCCCACGACGTGACGACCACTAGAGATTGTCTATCCGCTTTATTTTCCGATGTTGTACCGACCGCAAGAATGCAAGACGCCTACACGTTTGCCACAGTGCAGGTGCCTCCGACCCTCCGTACTTATCCACCGCATCTTCACAAAGAACAATATCCACCGTATCACTCGCTTTCGCGCAACCAACTTCATCGCCCATTTGACCGTGAGCGAGTAGGATCGAGGGTCATCCGAGATCCCTAGTCGGTCGCCATCGTGCCAATGGCGACCCCGACCGTCGTGCTGCTGCCCGTCTGGGGCGTCGGCCACCTGATGTCCATGCTTGACGCCGGCAAGCGGCTGCTCGCCCGCAGCGGCGGCGCCCTGTCGCTCACGGTGCTCGTAATGCAGGCGCCCACGGAGGGCTACAGGTCCGAGGTCGCCGGCCACATCCAGAGGGAGGAGGCCTCCGGCCTGGACATCCGCTTCCGGCACCTCCCCGCCGTCGAGCCCCCGACGGACCACGTGGGCGTCGAGGAGTTCATCTCCCGGTTCGTGCAGCTCCATGCCGCCCATGTGAGGGCGGCCATCTCCGGCCTGACGTGCCCTGTGGCGGCGCTCGTCCTCGACTTCTTCGGCACCACGATGCTCGACGTGTCCCGCGAGCTCGCCGTGCCGGCCTACGTGTACTTCACCGCCAGCGCCGCCATGTACGCGCTCTTCCTGCGCCTGCCGGCGCtccaggaggaggtggccgtcgaGTTCGAGGAGATGGAAGGCATGGTCGACGTGCCCGGGCTGCCGCCGGTGCCGCCGTCTTCCCTCCCGTCGCCGGTGATGGACAAGAAGCACCCGAACTACGCGTGGTTCGTGTACCACGGCAGGCGCTTCATGGAAGCCAAGGGCGTCATCATCAACACGGCAGCCGAGCTGGAGACGAGCGTTCTTGCCGCCATCGCCGACGGCCGGTGCACGTGCGGGATCCCTGCCCCGACGGTCTATCCAGTAGGCCCCGTGCTCTCCCTGAACCCGCCGGCGGAGCGGCCGCACGAGTGCGTGCAGTGGCTGGACGCGCAGCCTCCGGCGTCCGTGGTGCTCCTCTGTTTCGGCAGCGGGGGGTTCTCCGCCGCGCCGCAGGCGCACGAGATAGCGCGCGGGCTGGAGCGCAGCGGGCACCGCTTCCTGTGGGTCCTCCGCGGCCCGCCGGCAGCCGGCGCCCGGCAGCCCTCGGACGCGGACCCGGAGGAGCTGCTCCCGGAGGGGTTCCTGGAGCGGACGAAGGGGAAGGGCATGGTGTGGCCGACGAGGGCGCCGCAGAAGGAGATACTGGCGCACGCCGCCGTGGGGGGCTTCGTGACGCACGGCGGCTGGAACTCGACCCTGGAGGCGCTGTGGTTCGGGGTGCCGATGGTGCCATGGCCGCGCTACGCCGAGCAGCACCTGAACGCGTTCACGCTGGTCGACTACATGGGCGTGGCCCTGGCCATGGAGGTGGACAGGAAGAGGAGCAACTGGGTCGAGGCGTCGGAGCTGGAACGGGCAGTGAAGGCGCTCATGGACGGCGACTCCGACGAGGGGAAGAAGGTGAGGGCGAGGGCCATGGAGATGAAGGGCGCGTGCAGGAAGGCCGTGGCCGAGGGAGGCTCCTCGTACTCTGCATTGGGGAGGCTCTCCGAGGAGATGATCAATGGCGCGAATGCGTAATTGACGAATGAATACGGGGAGCAGCTCTGTATCTTGAGATGGGCTTGCAGAGTGTGACTGACTCTCACGTTCCTTCTTGTTCTCTCTCGGTTCTTTCTCCATTCCAAGttgtttttttctctctttgggattgttctgtttttcttcttcttgaaacTATTGTTATGTTCTTGCTGGGTCCATTCCCCTTCAGGAATCATGACAACAGAGGGTGGTCTCTTCCTGTTTTCTAATAAAATACCCTGCCCCTTGTTCTCCTCATATCTTAAGAGCATCTGTGGCAGAC encodes:
- the LOC123417979 gene encoding anthocyanidin 3-O-glucosyltransferase 2-like; the protein is MATPTVVLLPVWGVGHLMSMLDAGKRLLARSGGALSLTVLVMQAPTEGYRSEVAGHIQREEASGLDIRFRHLPAVEPPTDHVGVEEFISRFVQLHAAHVRAAISGLTCPVAALVLDFFGTTMLDVSRELAVPAYVYFTASAAMYALFLRLPALQEEVAVEFEEMEGMVDVPGLPPVPPSSLPSPVMDKKHPNYAWFVYHGRRFMEAKGVIINTAAELETSVLAAIADGRCTCGIPAPTVYPVGPVLSLNPPAERPHECVQWLDAQPPASVVLLCFGSGGFSAAPQAHEIARGLERSGHRFLWVLRGPPAAGARQPSDADPEELLPEGFLERTKGKGMVWPTRAPQKEILAHAAVGGFVTHGGWNSTLEALWFGVPMVPWPRYAEQHLNAFTLVDYMGVALAMEVDRKRSNWVEASELERAVKALMDGDSDEGKKVRARAMEMKGACRKAVAEGGSSYSALGRLSEEMINGANA